One Euzebya sp. genomic window carries:
- a CDS encoding DUF4397 domain-containing protein produces MRTRTAMISVIALLTAALALPATAQDDPGPADPAQISVVHGVPEAVVDVYVDGGLALEDFEPGTVTDPIELPAGTYDLAVYLADADPAADDPVTAAEDVEVPAGVNASVVAHLTADGAPTLSVFVNDTSSVDHEIGRVAVRHTAAAPAVDVLVDGAAAITELSNPDETVAELAEGTYEVAVVPAGGGADDAVIGPLDLTVPGDTLTIVYAVYALEDGSLTALTQSVPLGVDGPPAEPTREIGRVAGDSRIDTAIAVSQRAFPDGADVVYLARQDESADALAAGVLTDGPIMLVPNCGQLPAQVGEEIDRLDPDEVLALGGELAVCDSLLEAAAS; encoded by the coding sequence ATGCGAACCCGGACCGCGATGATCTCCGTCATCGCCCTGCTGACCGCCGCGCTGGCGCTGCCGGCGACCGCCCAGGACGACCCCGGCCCCGCCGACCCGGCCCAGATCAGCGTCGTCCACGGCGTCCCCGAGGCGGTCGTCGACGTGTACGTCGACGGCGGCCTCGCCCTCGAGGACTTCGAGCCGGGGACGGTCACCGACCCGATCGAGCTGCCCGCCGGCACCTACGACCTGGCCGTCTACCTCGCCGACGCCGATCCGGCTGCTGACGACCCCGTGACCGCCGCGGAGGACGTCGAGGTGCCCGCCGGCGTCAACGCCTCCGTCGTCGCCCACCTGACCGCGGACGGGGCGCCGACCCTGAGCGTCTTCGTCAACGACACCTCGTCGGTCGACCACGAGATCGGCCGCGTCGCCGTGCGCCACACCGCCGCCGCCCCGGCCGTCGACGTGCTGGTCGACGGTGCCGCCGCCATCACCGAGCTGTCGAACCCCGACGAGACCGTCGCCGAGCTGGCGGAGGGGACCTACGAGGTCGCGGTCGTCCCGGCCGGGGGCGGCGCGGACGACGCGGTGATCGGGCCCCTCGACCTGACCGTCCCGGGTGACACCCTCACGATCGTCTACGCCGTCTACGCCCTGGAGGACGGCAGCCTGACCGCGCTGACCCAGAGCGTGCCGCTCGGCGTCGACGGCCCGCCCGCCGAGCCGACCCGCGAGATCGGCCGCGTGGCCGGTGACAGCCGCATCGACACCGCCATCGCCGTCAGCCAGCGCGCGTTCCCCGACGGCGCCGACGTGGTCTACCTCGCCCGCCAGGACGAGTCCGCCGACGCCCTCGCCGCCGGCGTGCTGACCGACGGCCCGATCATGCTGGTCCCGAACTGCGGGCAGCTCCCCGCCCAGGTCGGCGAGGAGATCGACCGGCTCGACCCCGACGAGGTGCTGGCCCTCGGTGGTGAGCTGGCGGTCTGCGACTCCCTGCTCGAGGCCGCCGCGAGCTGA
- a CDS encoding glycosyltransferase family 2 protein has translation MNAHPREVAVVVPVHDEEDLLDRCLRSVARAAAPVRRAGTTVRVVTVLDDCRDASGDIATRLAAADDVVIEVDARRVGRARQAGARAALERARAHPWLVFCDADSAVPRCWLVDHLRVAGEGAHVVAGGIELIDAHLRPPAVAHAWRQRPSRGPEVYGTNLAIRADALAEAGGVPDLAVGEDQALWDVLGLTGRPRAHRPGLTVRTSARVRARAPGGFHGYLGGLQRGGPAPPARCTAS, from the coding sequence GTGAACGCCCACCCCCGCGAGGTCGCCGTCGTCGTCCCGGTGCACGACGAGGAGGACCTGCTCGACCGCTGCCTCCGCTCCGTCGCGCGCGCCGCCGCGCCGGTGCGGCGGGCGGGCACGACCGTGCGCGTCGTGACCGTGCTCGACGACTGCCGTGATGCGAGCGGTGACATCGCGACCCGTCTGGCCGCCGCCGACGACGTGGTCATCGAGGTCGACGCGCGGCGGGTCGGCCGTGCGCGGCAGGCCGGGGCCCGCGCGGCGCTCGAGCGTGCGCGAGCACACCCGTGGCTGGTGTTCTGCGACGCCGACAGCGCGGTGCCCCGCTGCTGGCTGGTCGACCACCTGCGCGTGGCCGGCGAGGGGGCGCACGTGGTCGCCGGCGGGATCGAGTTGATCGACGCCCACCTCCGCCCACCCGCCGTGGCCCACGCCTGGCGGCAGCGACCGTCCCGCGGCCCGGAGGTCTACGGCACGAACCTGGCGATCCGCGCCGATGCCCTCGCCGAGGCGGGCGGCGTCCCCGACCTGGCTGTCGGCGAGGACCAGGCCCTCTGGGACGTGCTCGGCCTCACCGGCCGTCCGCGGGCGCACCGGCCCGGGTTGACGGTGCGCACCAGCGCGCGGGTGCGCGCGCGGGCACCCGGCGGCTTCCACGGCTACCTCGGCGGTCTGCAGCGCGGCGGACCGGCGCCGCCCGCCCGGTGCACGGCGTCGTGA
- a CDS encoding acyl-CoA dehydrogenase, which yields MSLTDAPPTTDLAARVPAEALVDALRRLRSPVADAAAAIDRVRRLRPHADGLPRPGVGRTDERWAVLVEAGAGDLSVARLLEGHLDARAILDEADVEAPDAVLGVWAADPPHGRVEARRSPDGTWRLRGAKRFCSGASVVDAALVTAHAPDGYRLFLVDAGGWRADGSWVPAGMAASDTVDAVLEDAPAEPVGPPRWYLDRPGFAHGGVGVAAVWHGAAVGTRDAVRERLDADDDPVRLAALGAIEVEVGVVGALLAATARDIDADPGADHRELAHRIRAAAARAADRVLDLARDSVGAGLALGDPLHVRRAADLPVYLVQHHGTRDLAALGRIVSGGGRG from the coding sequence ATGTCGCTGACCGATGCGCCCCCCACCACGGACCTGGCCGCCCGCGTGCCGGCCGAGGCCCTGGTCGACGCCCTGCGGCGCCTCCGCAGCCCGGTGGCCGATGCCGCAGCCGCCATCGACCGGGTCCGCCGCCTCCGCCCCCACGCCGATGGCCTGCCCCGACCGGGGGTCGGGCGGACCGACGAGCGCTGGGCCGTGCTGGTCGAGGCCGGTGCGGGTGACCTGTCCGTCGCCCGCCTGCTGGAGGGTCACCTCGACGCTCGCGCGATCCTCGACGAGGCCGATGTCGAGGCGCCGGACGCGGTCCTGGGGGTCTGGGCGGCCGATCCGCCGCACGGCCGCGTGGAGGCCCGACGGTCCCCGGACGGCACCTGGCGGCTCCGCGGCGCGAAGCGGTTCTGCTCGGGTGCCTCGGTCGTCGACGCCGCGCTCGTCACCGCCCACGCGCCGGACGGCTACCGCCTGTTCCTCGTCGACGCCGGGGGGTGGCGGGCCGACGGCAGCTGGGTCCCGGCGGGCATGGCGGCCAGCGACACCGTCGACGCCGTCCTCGAGGACGCGCCGGCCGAACCCGTCGGACCGCCCCGCTGGTACCTGGACCGGCCAGGCTTCGCCCACGGCGGCGTCGGCGTGGCGGCGGTCTGGCACGGCGCGGCCGTCGGCACCCGCGATGCCGTCCGCGAGCGGCTCGACGCGGACGACGACCCGGTCCGCCTCGCGGCCCTCGGGGCCATCGAGGTGGAGGTCGGCGTCGTCGGCGCGCTCCTCGCCGCCACCGCACGGGACATCGACGCCGATCCCGGTGCGGACCACCGCGAGCTCGCCCACCGCATCCGGGCCGCGGCGGCCCGCGCCGCGGACCGGGTGCTCGACCTCGCCCGCGACTCGGTGGGGGCGGGCCTGGCGCTGGGGGACCCGCTGCACGTCCGGCGGGCCGCCGACCTGCCCGTCTACCTCGTCCAGCACCACGGGACCCGCGACCTCGCGGCGCTGGGGCGCATCGTCTCCGGGGGCGGCCGTGGCTGA
- the coxB gene encoding cytochrome c oxidase subunit II encodes MIPHVLATLLPAGPVARGMEDLWWWMLWLGTAAFVVFAVALALALRRRGEADDEGVPLDDGRRSGRVWLVGAGVVQPAVLIGITFALTLVGMQALPEAEEGDLVIEVIGHQWWFEVRYPEAGVTTANEVHLPVGERVEFRLSSADVIHSFWIPQLAGKIDMLPDGPTSLVVIADEPGEYPGQCAEFCGLQHARMGLVARAEPREDFDAWLAAQAEPAAPPQGATAQRGQDVLRGSNCVECHTIRGVDGVDGDRGPDLTHLASRDTIAARTLANEPALLRDWIHDPDAFKEGVDMPSSPLSDDDLDALVAYLEGLE; translated from the coding sequence GTGATCCCACACGTCCTCGCCACCCTGTTGCCGGCCGGCCCGGTCGCGCGGGGCATGGAGGACCTGTGGTGGTGGATGCTGTGGCTCGGCACCGCGGCCTTCGTCGTGTTCGCCGTGGCGCTGGCGCTCGCCCTCCGCCGCCGCGGCGAGGCCGATGACGAGGGCGTCCCGCTCGACGACGGGCGGCGCAGCGGTCGGGTCTGGCTGGTGGGGGCCGGCGTCGTCCAGCCGGCGGTGCTGATCGGCATCACCTTCGCGTTGACGCTGGTCGGCATGCAGGCCCTCCCCGAGGCCGAGGAGGGGGACCTGGTCATCGAGGTGATCGGGCACCAGTGGTGGTTCGAGGTGCGCTACCCCGAGGCCGGTGTGACCACCGCGAACGAGGTCCACCTGCCCGTCGGGGAGCGCGTCGAGTTCCGCCTGTCGTCCGCCGACGTGATCCACAGCTTCTGGATCCCGCAGCTCGCCGGCAAGATCGACATGTTGCCCGACGGGCCGACCTCGCTGGTCGTCATCGCCGACGAGCCCGGTGAGTACCCCGGCCAGTGCGCGGAGTTCTGCGGTCTGCAGCACGCCCGGATGGGCCTCGTCGCCCGTGCGGAGCCGCGGGAGGACTTCGACGCCTGGCTGGCGGCCCAGGCCGAGCCGGCAGCCCCGCCGCAGGGCGCGACCGCCCAGCGCGGCCAGGACGTGCTGCGGGGCTCCAACTGCGTCGAGTGCCACACGATCCGCGGCGTCGACGGGGTCGACGGCGACCGCGGCCCCGACCTGACGCACCTCGCGAGCCGCGACACGATCGCGGCGAGGACCCTGGCGAACGAGCCGGCGCTCCTGCGGGACTGGATCCACGACCCCGACGCGTTCAAGGAGGGCGTCGACATGCCGTCGAGCCCGCTGTCCGACGACGACCTCGACGCGCTCGTCGCCTACCTGGAGGGGTTGGAGTAG
- a CDS encoding sigma-70 family RNA polymerase sigma factor: MSTLAPTDTDRVSLSELVLRHQRTGRPEHLEELLERLDRLLRSRVRKLISTEESFEDCYQEARIAALGAIERWTPDGGASVSTFVARSVDGAVKRYFRDVTWDLKVTRGPKDLAMRVQRFTAFFEKDHGRAPTVPELADFAGLGEDEVRTGLAALRAYRADSIDLRESPGGRLVSEQLPAVDRGPEPEEVMDVYEGLAHLSEEVRTVVYRYFFCDETQLEIAEAIGCSQMQVSRLLRRGIHRLRSREVTLT; the protein is encoded by the coding sequence GTGAGCACTCTCGCACCGACCGACACCGACCGCGTCAGCCTGTCGGAGCTGGTCCTCCGCCACCAGCGCACCGGCAGGCCCGAGCACCTCGAGGAGCTCCTCGAGCGCCTCGACCGGTTGCTGCGGAGCCGCGTGCGGAAGCTGATCTCGACCGAGGAGTCCTTCGAGGACTGCTACCAGGAGGCGCGGATCGCCGCGCTCGGCGCCATCGAGCGCTGGACGCCCGACGGCGGTGCCAGCGTGTCGACGTTCGTGGCCCGCAGCGTCGACGGGGCGGTCAAGCGGTACTTCCGCGACGTCACCTGGGACCTGAAGGTCACCCGCGGCCCGAAGGACCTCGCGATGCGGGTGCAGCGCTTCACCGCCTTCTTCGAGAAGGACCACGGGCGCGCCCCGACCGTGCCCGAGCTCGCCGACTTCGCCGGTCTCGGCGAGGACGAGGTCCGCACCGGCCTGGCCGCGCTCCGTGCCTACCGAGCCGACTCGATCGACCTGCGCGAGTCACCGGGCGGGCGGCTCGTGTCGGAGCAGCTCCCGGCCGTCGACCGCGGTCCCGAGCCGGAGGAGGTCATGGACGTGTACGAGGGGCTCGCCCACCTGTCCGAGGAGGTCCGCACCGTGGTGTACCGCTACTTCTTCTGCGACGAGACGCAGCTCGAGATCGCCGAGGCGATCGGCTGCTCCCAGATGCAGGTGTCCCGCCTGCTCCGGCGCGGCATCCACCGGCTGCGCTCACGGGAGGTGACCCTGACGTGA
- a CDS encoding PIG-L deacetylase family protein — MADVAPARPDLTGSGTPEAEWTPWLDVEPLPAADWGSPRRLVVVAPHPDDEVLALGGSVAMLRRDGWDVGVVAVTDGEASHPGSTRVDRASLAATRREESIAALAEIGVPATAIDRLGLPDGGVADHEHALADALVERLGPDDLVAVPHRRDGHPDHEAAARAGLRAVEAVGADVVEYPVWLWHWTAPGSPLWTSARLHRLDPAAQLAKARAISAFASQIHPHGPDPADQPILPAAILARFQRTVEVVL; from the coding sequence GTGGCTGACGTCGCACCCGCCCGCCCGGACCTGACCGGCAGCGGGACGCCGGAGGCGGAGTGGACCCCGTGGTTGGACGTCGAGCCGCTGCCGGCGGCTGACTGGGGCTCGCCGCGCCGACTCGTCGTCGTCGCACCCCACCCCGACGACGAGGTCCTCGCCCTCGGCGGCAGCGTGGCGATGCTCCGCCGAGACGGCTGGGACGTCGGGGTCGTCGCCGTCACCGACGGGGAGGCCTCCCACCCCGGCTCCACCCGGGTCGACCGCGCGTCCCTCGCCGCGACGCGGCGTGAGGAGTCGATCGCGGCCCTGGCCGAGATCGGGGTGCCGGCCACGGCGATCGACCGGCTCGGGCTGCCCGACGGCGGGGTCGCCGACCACGAGCACGCCCTCGCGGACGCCCTCGTCGAGCGCCTCGGGCCGGATGACCTCGTGGCCGTGCCGCACCGCCGCGACGGCCACCCCGACCACGAGGCCGCCGCGCGAGCCGGCCTGCGGGCCGTCGAGGCGGTGGGCGCCGACGTCGTCGAGTACCCCGTCTGGCTGTGGCACTGGACCGCGCCGGGCTCCCCGCTGTGGACCAGCGCGCGCCTGCACCGGCTGGACCCCGCCGCGCAGCTCGCGAAGGCCCGCGCGATCAGCGCCTTCGCCAGCCAGATCCACCCCCACGGCCCCGATCCCGCCGACCAGCCGATCCTGCCGGCCGCCATCCTGGCCCGCTTCCAGCGGACCGTCGAGGTCGTGCTCTGA
- a CDS encoding TIGR02587 family membrane protein: MSAADQPHVQPPGARELGLGVARAVAGALILGLPLLMTLEMWDLALTLSPWRLVVFVALALPALVVLVRYLGFRDERGLPLRDVIADALVAYGVGALTSVVVLTLLGVTDSARTPAEWLALVAVQSVPTSVGAAIARSHFVHGPGASGGTTGYGYEVLLMAVGALSLNVSIAPTEEVVLIAARVADPRALVLMAASLAGMHAVVYLLGFAGQHRADAPGWSTFVGYTVVGYAVACAISAYLLWVFGRTDAVPLSTVVLQVVVLAVPGSLGAAAARVIL; the protein is encoded by the coding sequence GTGAGCGCCGCCGACCAGCCGCACGTCCAGCCCCCCGGTGCACGAGAGCTGGGGCTCGGTGTGGCGCGCGCGGTCGCCGGCGCGCTGATCCTCGGGCTCCCGCTGCTGATGACGCTCGAGATGTGGGATCTGGCGCTGACCCTGTCGCCGTGGCGCCTCGTCGTGTTCGTCGCCCTCGCACTGCCCGCCCTGGTGGTGCTGGTCCGCTACCTCGGCTTCCGCGACGAGCGCGGCCTGCCGCTCCGCGACGTGATCGCGGACGCGCTGGTCGCCTACGGGGTCGGCGCCCTCACGTCGGTGGTGGTGCTGACCCTCCTCGGGGTGACCGACAGCGCGCGGACGCCGGCGGAGTGGCTGGCCCTCGTCGCCGTCCAGTCCGTCCCGACCAGCGTCGGCGCCGCCATCGCCCGCAGCCACTTCGTGCACGGGCCGGGGGCCTCGGGCGGCACCACCGGGTACGGCTACGAGGTGCTGCTGATGGCCGTCGGCGCCCTCAGCCTGAACGTCTCGATCGCGCCGACCGAGGAGGTCGTCCTGATCGCCGCTCGGGTGGCCGATCCGCGCGCGCTGGTCCTGATGGCCGCATCGTTGGCGGGCATGCACGCCGTGGTCTACCTGCTGGGCTTCGCCGGCCAGCACCGCGCCGACGCCCCGGGCTGGTCGACGTTCGTCGGCTACACCGTGGTGGGCTACGCGGTCGCCTGCGCGATCAGCGCCTACCTGCTGTGGGTGTTCGGGCGGACCGACGCCGTCCCCCTCAGCACGGTCGTCCTGCAGGTCGTCGTCCTCGCCGTCCCCGGCTCCCTCGGCGCGGCCGCCGCCCGGGTGATCCTGTGA
- a CDS encoding DUF2254 family protein, producing the protein MAAIAAERGLWVFPALSLVGGALLVLVTLQVDQGLLAGSRLPGLPLDLAAVRALVGGIAGASVTATAVVFWVRGMLVSLASSRFAPRLLTGLLSDAWQTGATAVMTGMFGVAATALLGFPGPDDPAGVPVLTLLVVLAWTAVALVVMAGIIDASVRAIHGDRVVDDAVERTAVAVDRTIARRSAPGQLPVPEEADPRASLRADCRGWVVGIDHDALVGRGWRCVELNCAVGSYVEVGTVLLQACPDEGELTALRSAIRVEPVRRMDTDPTVGLRALADTAVRAFTDSSRDTPTALAAVASLSALLTRILMRDGHPVVERRDGTVVIRRIRLVPEDLVAVALDPLLASDLDGATIAQVIRLLDSARESLESAGGRLDPLEEHVRVLVDEGLHRASPRDRELILSAARPWQTT; encoded by the coding sequence GTGGCCGCGATCGCCGCCGAGCGGGGCCTGTGGGTCTTCCCGGCCCTCAGCCTCGTGGGCGGCGCGCTGCTCGTGCTGGTCACCCTGCAGGTCGACCAGGGGCTGCTGGCCGGGTCGCGGCTGCCCGGGCTGCCCCTCGACCTGGCGGCCGTGAGGGCGCTCGTCGGGGGCATCGCCGGCGCGTCGGTCACCGCCACGGCGGTGGTGTTCTGGGTGCGGGGGATGCTGGTGTCGCTGGCGTCGAGCCGGTTCGCACCGCGACTGCTCACCGGCCTGTTGTCCGATGCGTGGCAGACGGGCGCGACGGCGGTGATGACCGGCATGTTCGGGGTGGCGGCGACCGCCCTGCTCGGCTTCCCGGGCCCGGACGATCCCGCGGGCGTCCCGGTGCTCACCCTGCTCGTCGTGCTCGCCTGGACCGCGGTCGCCCTGGTGGTGATGGCGGGCATCATCGACGCGAGCGTCCGGGCGATCCACGGCGACCGGGTCGTCGACGACGCGGTCGAGCGCACGGCCGTCGCCGTGGACCGCACCATCGCTCGGAGGAGCGCCCCCGGCCAGCTGCCCGTCCCCGAGGAGGCGGATCCCCGCGCCTCCCTCCGCGCCGACTGCCGCGGCTGGGTCGTCGGCATCGACCACGACGCGCTGGTGGGGCGGGGGTGGCGCTGCGTCGAGCTCAACTGCGCGGTCGGCAGCTACGTGGAGGTCGGCACGGTGCTGCTGCAGGCCTGCCCGGACGAGGGGGAGCTGACGGCGCTGCGGTCGGCGATCCGCGTCGAGCCGGTCCGCCGGATGGACACCGACCCGACCGTCGGGCTCCGGGCGCTGGCCGACACCGCGGTGCGGGCGTTCACCGACTCGAGCCGCGACACGCCCACCGCGCTCGCCGCCGTCGCCAGCCTGTCGGCGCTGCTCACGAGGATCCTCATGCGCGACGGCCACCCGGTCGTCGAGCGCAGGGACGGGACGGTCGTCATCAGGCGGATCCGGTTGGTCCCCGAGGACCTCGTCGCGGTCGCGCTCGACCCGCTGCTCGCCTCTGACCTGGACGGCGCGACGATCGCCCAGGTGATCCGCCTGCTCGACTCCGCCCGCGAGTCGCTCGAGTCGGCCGGCGGCCGCCTCGATCCCCTGGAGGAGCACGTCAGGGTGCTGGTCGACGAGGGGCTCCACCGCGCCTCGCCGCGGGACCGGGAGCTGATCCTGTCCGCCGCACGGCCCTGGCAGACGACGTGA
- a CDS encoding SAM-dependent methyltransferase has protein sequence MPRIDPSWFVARYDEDPDPWDFATSDYEADKYAATVGVLGDRRYRSAFEAGCAIGVLTTLLAARCEALLAVDAVPAAVAQARERTRDLPHVRIERATLPEGWPAGPFDLVVISEIAYYFDDAGLDDLLDAATRSLEPGGDLVACHWTGETDYPLTAEAVHDRMAAHPALDLRERTAAPGYELAVLRRTSP, from the coding sequence ATGCCGCGCATCGACCCGTCCTGGTTCGTCGCGCGCTACGACGAGGACCCCGATCCGTGGGACTTCGCCACCAGCGACTACGAGGCCGACAAGTACGCCGCCACCGTGGGCGTCCTCGGCGACCGGCGCTACCGCTCGGCGTTCGAGGCGGGGTGCGCCATCGGCGTGCTCACGACCCTCCTCGCGGCGCGCTGCGAGGCGCTCCTCGCCGTCGATGCGGTCCCGGCGGCCGTGGCGCAGGCCCGCGAGCGCACCCGCGACCTGCCCCACGTCCGCATCGAGCGGGCCACCCTGCCCGAGGGCTGGCCGGCCGGTCCGTTCGACCTGGTCGTCATCTCCGAGATCGCCTACTACTTCGACGACGCGGGCCTGGACGACCTGCTCGACGCGGCGACGAGGTCCCTCGAGCCCGGCGGTGACCTCGTGGCCTGCCACTGGACCGGCGAGACGGACTACCCGCTGACCGCCGAGGCGGTGCACGACCGCATGGCCGCCCACCCGGCCCTCGACCTGCGCGAGCGCACCGCCGCCCCCGGGTACGAGCTCGCCGTGCTCCGCCGGACATCGCCGTGA
- a CDS encoding cbb3-type cytochrome c oxidase subunit I, whose translation MADDDRADDARRTASSPAAAEPETHETLDRLWADPPGLIGRIKSVQNDVIGLRLMGTGFFFLLLGGSFDSLLMRVQLAWPELDLISPQLYNELFTNHGSVTMFLVILPIFEGFAIMVLPLILGSREMPFPRLGAFAYYTFLMGGLLYYSSTLFQLVPDAGWFAYTPLSLLEYSPDKALDFWVLGLGVAEVGAIAAGMEIVIGVLKMRAPGMTLTRIPLYAWAMLITSVMILFAFTPLIVGSLMLELDRGFDFNFFDPEQGGSSLLWQHLFWIFGHPEVYIQFLPATGIVSMVLPVMVRRRIVGYGWLVGAMVAIAVLSFGLWAHHMFATGLPPIVLAFFAAASMVIGIPAAVQIYAWVATIWQGRPRWNTPFLFVVGFLVIFVIGGITGIMVAAVPFDLQAHDTYFVVGHLHYVLIGGVAFPIFAGVYYWFPKFTGKVLGERLGRWNFWLLFVGVNVAFFPMHVAGLLGMPRRVYTYPEGTGWDIYNLISTIGVFIIVPGIGLFILNVWRSYRHGEEAGPNPWGADTLEWAVPSPPSEHGWSVAPIVHSRHPLWDQDDLHEGDTATEGLVQGMARWPLRWRAALIVGTADGRPVEIFRVADPSIWPLIAAFGTLGIFTAELTGIRWAVVPSVLTIVVAVIAWNRPVPAPMTEEEEIAFETEHGVPVRAGGSVVVASWGTAVAALFVGIAFTSFLLGYFYLRLDAPAWPPTGLPRPDLLVAAATSALAVAGGLAMHRGLRRIRVGDQAGLRTGVAVALGLGAAAVALLCIDLAGQPFGPSDHAYGSIVFSLGGFVVTVAAGTLIACAMTLVWSLRGHYSERRHAHVVNVTRFYGVMVVVWLIGIGTDYLGPYLT comes from the coding sequence GTGGCAGACGACGACCGCGCCGACGACGCGCGCCGGACCGCCAGCTCCCCCGCGGCGGCGGAGCCGGAGACGCACGAGACCCTCGACCGGCTGTGGGCCGACCCACCGGGGCTGATCGGGCGGATCAAGTCGGTCCAGAACGACGTCATCGGCCTGCGGCTGATGGGCACCGGCTTCTTCTTCCTGCTGCTGGGCGGCAGCTTCGACTCGCTGCTCATGCGCGTGCAGCTGGCCTGGCCCGAGCTCGACCTGATCAGCCCCCAGCTCTACAACGAGCTGTTCACCAACCACGGGTCGGTGACCATGTTCCTGGTCATCCTCCCGATCTTCGAGGGGTTCGCCATCATGGTGCTGCCCCTGATCCTCGGGTCGCGGGAGATGCCGTTCCCGCGCCTGGGCGCGTTCGCGTACTACACGTTCCTGATGGGCGGGCTGCTGTACTACTCGAGCACGCTCTTCCAGCTGGTGCCCGACGCCGGCTGGTTCGCGTACACGCCCCTCAGCTTGCTCGAGTACTCCCCCGACAAGGCCCTCGACTTCTGGGTGCTCGGCCTCGGCGTCGCCGAGGTCGGGGCGATCGCCGCCGGGATGGAGATCGTGATCGGCGTGCTCAAGATGCGCGCACCGGGCATGACCCTCACCCGGATCCCCCTCTACGCCTGGGCGATGCTGATCACGTCGGTGATGATCCTCTTCGCCTTCACGCCGCTGATCGTCGGCAGCCTGATGCTCGAGCTCGACCGGGGGTTCGACTTCAACTTCTTCGACCCCGAGCAGGGCGGCTCGTCGCTGCTGTGGCAGCACCTCTTCTGGATCTTCGGCCACCCCGAGGTGTACATCCAGTTCCTCCCGGCGACCGGCATCGTGTCGATGGTCCTGCCGGTGATGGTCCGCCGACGCATCGTCGGCTACGGGTGGCTGGTCGGCGCGATGGTGGCCATCGCGGTCCTCTCCTTCGGGCTCTGGGCCCACCACATGTTCGCCACCGGCCTGCCGCCGATCGTGCTGGCCTTCTTCGCGGCCGCCAGCATGGTCATCGGCATCCCGGCGGCGGTGCAGATCTACGCGTGGGTCGCCACGATCTGGCAGGGCCGGCCGCGCTGGAACACGCCGTTCCTGTTCGTCGTCGGGTTCCTCGTGATCTTCGTCATCGGCGGGATCACGGGGATCATGGTGGCCGCGGTGCCCTTCGACCTGCAGGCCCACGACACCTACTTCGTGGTCGGCCACCTGCACTACGTGCTGATCGGCGGCGTGGCGTTCCCGATCTTCGCCGGCGTCTACTACTGGTTCCCCAAGTTCACCGGCAAGGTGCTGGGGGAGCGGCTCGGGCGGTGGAACTTCTGGCTGCTCTTCGTCGGCGTGAACGTCGCGTTCTTCCCGATGCACGTGGCCGGGCTGCTCGGCATGCCGCGGCGGGTCTACACCTACCCCGAGGGCACCGGCTGGGACATCTACAACCTGATCTCCACCATCGGGGTGTTCATCATCGTCCCCGGCATCGGCCTGTTCATCCTCAACGTCTGGCGCAGCTACCGCCACGGCGAGGAGGCCGGACCCAACCCCTGGGGAGCGGACACCCTCGAGTGGGCGGTCCCCTCCCCCCCGAGCGAGCACGGCTGGTCCGTCGCGCCGATCGTGCACAGCCGCCACCCGCTGTGGGACCAGGACGACCTGCACGAGGGCGACACCGCGACCGAGGGGCTGGTCCAGGGCATGGCGCGCTGGCCCCTCCGGTGGCGTGCTGCCCTGATCGTCGGCACCGCGGACGGCAGGCCCGTCGAGATCTTCCGGGTGGCCGACCCGTCGATCTGGCCCCTCATCGCCGCCTTCGGCACGCTCGGGATCTTCACCGCCGAGCTGACCGGCATCCGCTGGGCCGTGGTGCCGTCGGTCCTCACCATCGTCGTGGCGGTGATCGCCTGGAACCGCCCGGTCCCCGCCCCCATGACCGAGGAGGAGGAGATCGCCTTCGAGACCGAGCACGGCGTGCCCGTCCGCGCCGGCGGCAGCGTCGTCGTGGCCAGCTGGGGCACGGCCGTCGCCGCGCTGTTCGTCGGCATCGCGTTCACCAGCTTCCTCCTCGGCTACTTCTACCTGCGCCTCGACGCGCCGGCGTGGCCCCCGACCGGCCTGCCACGTCCCGACCTGCTTGTGGCCGCAGCCACGTCGGCCCTGGCCGTGGCCGGCGGCCTGGCCATGCACCGCGGCCTGCGGCGCATCCGCGTCGGCGACCAGGCCGGTCTGCGCACCGGCGTGGCGGTCGCACTCGGTCTCGGCGCCGCCGCCGTCGCCCTGCTGTGCATCGACCTCGCCGGCCAGCCCTTCGGGCCGAGCGACCACGCGTACGGGTCGATCGTCTTCTCCCTGGGCGGCTTCGTCGTCACCGTCGCCGCCGGGACGCTGATCGCCTGCGCGATGACGCTGGTCTGGTCGCTGCGGGGGCACTACTCCGAGCGCCGCCACGCCCACGTCGTGAACGTCACGCGGTTCTACGGCGTGATGGTCGTCGTGTGGCTGATCGGGATCGGCACCGACTACCTCGGGCCGTACCTGACATGA